One Ananas comosus cultivar F153 linkage group 1, ASM154086v1, whole genome shotgun sequence DNA window includes the following coding sequences:
- the LOC109710456 gene encoding uncharacterized protein LOC109710456, with protein MARKWCRRSDSSAAAAAAAVGMSLLFASAIASADRRSEVEASGEASRSGSIVPDYFLRLADFLWRSDGSSYQHVWPPMEFGWRIVLGSVIGFMGAAFGSVGGVGGGGIFVPMLTLIIGFDPKSSTALSKCMIMGAAASTVYYNLKLRHPTLDMPIIDYDLALLVQPMLMLGISLGVIFNVIFPDWMVTVLLIILFLGTSIKAFMKGVESWKKETIIKKETAKRLESSGRASEVEYQPLPSGPSGPGNGERNVTKMNGDREVPILENVCWKELGLLVFVWMAFLVLQVAKNYTPTCSTWYWVINLLQVPVSVGVTLYEATSLYQGRRVIASKGDEGTNWKVHQLFIYCLCGVTAGVVGGLLGLGGGFIMGPLFLELGIPPQVSSATATFAMTFSSSMSVVEYYLLKRFPVPYAIYLIAVGTVAAFIGQHVVRKLIILMGRASLIIFILAFTIFVSAISLGGVGISNIIKKIEHNEYMGFENLCKYQV; from the exons ATGGCGAGGAAATGGTGTCGGAGATCGGattcctcggcggcggcggcggcggcggcggtggggatGAGCCTCCTCTTCGCCTCGGCGATCGCGTCCGCGGATCGCCGATCCGAAGTCGAAGCCTCGGGAGAAGCTTCTAGAAGCGGCTCGATCGTCCCCGATTACTTCCTCCGGCTCGCCGATTTTCTGTGGCGATCCGATGGATCCTCGTACCAACACGTTTGGCCG CCTATGGAATTTGGGTGGAGGATCGTGTTGGGATCCGTGATCGGATTCATGGGAGCGGCGTTTGGGAGCGTGGGAGGAGTCGGTGGTGGAGGGATTTTCGTTCCCATGCTTACTTTGATTATCGGATTCGATCCCAAATCCTCTACCGCATTATCAAAAT GTATGATCATGGGTGCAGCCGCATCGACCGTTTACTACAATCTCAAGCTGAGGCATCCAACTTTGGATATGCCAATTATCGATTACGACTTGGCATTACTTGTCCAACCCATGCTTATGCTCGGAATCAGCCTCGGTGTCATATTTAATGTAATATTTCCCGACTGGATGGTCACCGTGCTTCTGATCATCCTCTTCTTAG GCACATCAATTAAGGCATTTATGAAGGGTGTGGAGAGTTGGAAGAAAGAGACAATTATCAAGAAG GAGACCGCCAAACGCTTAGAATCGAGTG GTCGGGCGAGTGAAGTGGAATACCAACCACTTCCTTCTGGTCCTTCTGGTCCAGGCAATGGTGAGCGAAACGTGACTAAGATGAATGGCGACCGAGAG GTCCCAATACTAGAGAATGTATGCTGGAAGGAGCTTGGTCTTCTTGTCTTTGTGTGGATGGCATTCCTTGTATTGCAGGTTGCAAAG AACTACACACCAACATGCTCCACATGGTATTGGGTTATTAACTTGCTTCAG GTCCCAGTCTCCGTCGGAGTAACCTTATACGAAGCAACAAGCTTATATCAAGGAAGGAGAGTAATAGCATCTAAAGGGGACGAAGGGACTAACTGGAAAGTTCATCAGCTGTTTATTTATTGTCTATGTGGTGTCACTGCTGGTGTTGTTGGGGGTCTTCTTGGTCTAGGGGGAGGATTTATTATGGGTCCACTCTTTTTGGAGCTGGGTATCCCCCCACAG GTATCGAGTGCTACCGCAACCTTCGCCATGACATTTTCCTCGTCGATGTCCGTTGTAGAATACTACCTCCTAAAACGTTTTCCCGTCCCATACG CAATTTACTTGATTGCCGTGGGGACCGTCGCCGCCTTCATTGGCCAGCATGTGGTCCGGAAACTGATCATTTTGATGGGGAGGGCATCACTCATCATCTTCATATTGGCTTTCACAATCTTTGTCAGTGCAATTTCACTtg GTGGAGTTGGTATCTCTAACATAATCAAGAAGATCGAGCACAACGAGTACATGGGATTTGAAAACCTCTGCAAGTATCAAGTGTAG